Within the Syngnathoides biaculeatus isolate LvHL_M chromosome 13, ASM1980259v1, whole genome shotgun sequence genome, the region aggatccagctcaCCTGCCAGTCAGCAGAATGTAAAAACATCAATAGGAAAATGGACAAGTCCACGAAAAGTTAAGTAAAAgtacttttatttaaattacagtaaaaagcaaagaacaaaaacatgataTTTAATAGGCTACTGGCAACTTCTAAACTCTTAACATGGTAGAGCTCGATCCATTGTTTTGAagttgggaaaaacaaaaataggctACATGGTCTGTACATTTTCCCCAatggtataattttttttaaagtgtcatGTACTGTGTATGGAAGAGATTAGTGACATGTTCTAATGCCTTCACTATGAATATTACAGGACAGAAAATTAGACCTAATGACAGCAAtgcattcataaaataaatcatGTCCTTTCCAATCACTAGCTTAGGTCTTACAAACAATTAAACTGCAGCAACAAACAGgagaaatgtaacattttgaacCAAAACATTTGTCTGTGAAGCAACTTTCAAGTTCCTGAATTGTCGTCAAACCTGTTGTGCAACATGTAAAAATTTCATACAGTATGTACGAAATGTATCcatcatgaaatgaaaatgacgagaatttggaattttggaaaaacagcaacattGGTGCGAATTACATTACTCTCAAAAAGTTCGGATCCTTAAAGTTTTGTGAGCATTGGCAATAGTTCGGAACATACCGAAGGTGGAGGTTTTTACCATTCAGTCAGgctgtgtacagtatataaagagAAAAGCTTGTAACTTATGTACAGAATATGAGTGGAAAATGCGGTATTTGGAAAGAAGATAATAAAGGGACAGTGTCAATGACGGTAAGGGGTCTACTCTTGGGCCTCTTTTCCAGTCATCTTGTAGATCTCAGTGGGACCATCGACATGAGTGATGGTTGTTGTTAGCTGGATGTCTTCCCCGCTGTTCGCCATGGCATCTCCTACACAAACAGATAAAatagtgccttgagatatgagtgacctGACTGAGTTTTTGTAGTTATGAGCGACCCAGCCCATTTCTGCTTTGACTCcctgagcaaaaatttgagatgtGTGGTAGTGAACGccactcacttcacaacaaactGCTGGGAAGAGTGAACATTTCTTCCAAAAAGCTTTCAGCTATTGATTGCAACAAACACGTATTTACTTTCACACTACACACTATATAAAGCCACATTTCTTTACTTTGGATAAGTCCATACACtttagcaaagaaaaaaatagtttattttgTACTCAagttaactcaatgtgctttattgattaaaagcataaaaaaactgCTTAAACAATAATTGagagaaaaagtacaattaaaactaagaaatgttaaaaaaaatggaaatactcttaaaaaaaaaaaaagcctgtggaaaaaaaagtttaaacttGATGTAAAAACATTCATAGTTGAGGCTTatgtcacttctgttggcaatttattccatttgcatGCAGCATAAGAGCTAAATACTGTATCACCATATTTTCTCTGgactgtgctccactatttgacccgagtgtTGATCGCAGAGCTGTAGTGGATTTATATTCCATTAACAATTTCTTCCATGTACTCATGACCTAAACCAttcgtgatttatagaccagtagcagaactttaaaatatattccaaagcagactggaagccagtgtaaagactttagaattggagtaatGACCACTCTGTTCTTGTCAGAACTCGAGCTACACCATTACCCAGTGACCTGGTACTGAAAAGAGCTAGTCTGAGAGATAACTagagacaatggtttgatagattcacattttatcctcactaagtttgtAGTTCTACTTTTAGTCAGGATTAGGTTAAGTCTAGTTCTACTATTgagtgccatattttttttgaccaactttctgttcCTTGTAATtaaagggaagaaaaatgcCTGATCGCTATAGGGGTCTGACTTATTCTGGAAAATATCCTGCAGATAGTCAGATTGGCAGACTAGATTCTTCATGAGTGGAGGAGGGGCTCTTCGCATTTTAGTGGattgtggttggggggggggaatgactACATTGGGTGGTGTGGGCTGGAGTCCCATATTGACATTCACCTTCACCCTATCCGTCAAGACCTAACATGGCATTTAGGCTAGCAGAGAATTTTGAGTTTTGCATTAGGCTTGGCACCAGGGGTGTGGGAGGCTCATcttatttgtcatttgctcctccGGTTGTTTGGATGATGCCGATGAAGCTGTCTGTACCTCGCGTCACCTTATCTCTTtttcctccgattgtttgggaacaactgcatCTTTTCGTCCTTCACCAGTATAAACAttgccacattttttcccccggacatttacaaaaaaaaaatgttggcaaccAATAACGAAACTCCGAGTCTATTTAGACAGACACCGTCTGCCTTGTAAAGATGTCTCGgtctcccccccaaccccgcccTCAGGGTTTGACATCCTCTGTAAGCGTCCATGATAGTTCTCagtggaaaagagaggaatctTGGTTGTTGGTCTTTATGCTAATACCAGTCTTATCCTAAATAGCAGGCCACGCTCACGTAACAGAGGGTAacagaaaatattgaaatatggtAACAACTGACTGcatctaccaaaaaaaaaaaaaaaaaaaaaaaaaaaaaaaaaaaaaaaaaaaaataggtccaCAGGTTTAAAAACATCCAGGAGTCATTgcttctattcttttttttagaagaaaaacaagataatTCGCAAGATGTaaacagaggcaaagcaagcagagcCAGCAGAAAAAGTGTCTGCACTGTACGAGAGCGAGCCAATAGATGCTTTATGCTAACAAACAACGCAAAACGACAGACAGGCTCACAAATGGGTGTTGCAGTGCTATAACATTTCAAAGtacggatatttgaacacaaattgtGGAAAGACACAGAAGGATAATGTAACAATACTTACAaagatatattctttatcctctgcaaagaaaggCAAATATTACTGAAGGTTACTGGGGGGCTGGGACAGTCTCCGTGTACAGTATAACCATCTGCATTATTCTACCTGTATGTGCCCAAGGCCCACAAACCAGAAGCAAGTAGCACAATTGCCGATGAATTGAAGGAAATAGTTTGGCAAAAACTGTAATGTAATGCAATGCGAcctttgtttttggaaaaaaagggaCTTTATTcctgtaagttttttttttttttaattaaagaaaaaagctACCAAATCACATCAGCGTTCTTAAGCACTTAACATGGATCAAATGTTTGAGTATAACTATAGGAACAGTGATCATATGAAGCtaaacctgcaaaaaaaattgccatttttttatggctggtgtctttggacaagtTATATTCATCTAAATCATTTACTTTTccaaatatatgtaaaaaatgCAAACCATAACTACCAgtcattccaacagcttcttcacctcgcaattaacttcttaaacagccAACTTAAAATTCAACGGCAATATGCTCCCAATTTTTTGTCATGAGTTTGTCACATTCTGTCGGGACAATTACTATCATATATCATACTCGTCCACTGTAGTAGTCTTACCACCCTGATCATCTgcatatctgttgttgaccaaaacTAGCCTCTTGCAGCTGAGTAGCATCTTCTCCACTTACACAATAGCTTCAACACTTTCATAGTCAACACTGTACCAGATTAATATACAACTGGTTACTAACCCTAAAGTGCATACATTCCTTGAAAGGTTGAAGTGAAGCCCTCTGTGCAATGGACTATTGCTTATTAGGAAAtgaaactgctctaaatgctagcgGACTCTCCATGCTTGcacaactgtcaaaaaaaaatccatcattgccagatctctctctctctctctctctcctctctccctccctccctccctctccctccctctctccctccctcccagcAGCTACAACCACCAGAGAATTCCTTGTAAGATTCCAACATACTTGGTGactaaagatgattctgacaaAGCCTAAACATTGAATTCTGATCCTTGGCTCTTGAAAAAGACAAGTTCAAGTTCATGCAATTGTATTGCCCTGCCCCCCTGTTCACCATTTGTGAAACCAAATCACGAGGAATCGCCTTGACCATTTTGCCAAATGCAGAAGTAGACTGTGCATATGCCGGACTGGCCCTAGAATAGGTGTAGGAGGAGTAAATGATTGTTTGCTTCATGCACTGGTCCAATACAATCTGCACTTTGTTTAAATGATAATAAAAGACTAGAATGTTTTGCAGATTATTGTGTGGACCCTTACGGCGCTGGGGACCCCGCTTGGAAAACCACCGCTTAATAGGTCGTGCGTGGTCTGCCTTTTTGCATTTCGCTGCCAATATGGAATTATAGTGACTCAACAGAACTAAAGGCTAGTTGTAAATCAAAACAGTGGTGCGAAGTGCACGTCTCATGGGGCTGATTGATGCATTTTTGGGAAAGCctccaaaaaatgtcaaccCCTCCACTTGTCTCAGACACCAAATCCAAGAGATCAATGGTTTTCATTACTCCCTAAACCTTTTTTGTCACTGTTGCCTTTCCCTGAGGCtggaaaaaaagacactcaAATCTCACTCTCCAACAAAAATTCCCAACTAAACAATTGCTGTGTTTGAAATACCCTAAACAAAGTAGAGTGAATTTTCTGCCTTGAATTTATTGGTTGCCAAATCACTCGTATTAAACACGTTATCAttccagtttagggtgtaccctgcctctcatctgaagatagctgggataggctccagcacctttTTAGGATAAagtagtacagaaaatggactgatAGATAGGTGCTTTATGCGTAATACCaatacaaaatatgcacttGAGATgcagaaattatttttgtccatttgggGTCACCATGCTCTTGCTCAACATCGCTGTATCGGTGATATTGAATGTGCATAGCTTTAAAAGGCCTGGCCTCTTGAGTAACATGAGATTCAGTAAATGAGAGTGCATAGTTGGCCGTGACGGTTCAGGACAGCACTGGCTGTTAAGTGGCTAAGGATTAGCCAGTCCAAATATCATTACATTCTTACTTTCAATTcagaaaatactgaaaaatacatattacctCAGAAACTAAGAAAACTGCCATTCATTGAAAGTAGGTAAGAAAGAGGTAGTTGAGAAACAACAATGTGGGAGAACAACATCCAAATTTTACTTATAATTGTGACAGTAAgaagtcattttatttcagtagtAGTAGTTATGTTTGGGCttgaagaaaagtatttactGGAGGAAAAGAATGTCTCCAGGTACACCTTTGTATTCATAAAAATCTGGAATGTTGTTACCAGTGATGCACTGTCCACTTGATTGGTCATCTCCATATCGCTTGTGAGAGGGGGCATACAAGAACATGATGGCGAATACGTACAGGTTCCACATTCCGTAGATGCCCGTGAAAAAGGCGCTGTTCACTTGCACGGTGTGTTCCCCCCAGTGCCAGTGACCCTCATTCACCTGGACAGAGACAGGAAGTACCATACAACTTTTGTCCTCTTAACTCCTCTAAAATTGAACAAGACTCACAAAATGTTACGAATATTCAACTtgtgggtgaaatttcaggatgggCCTCACTTTTATAGGTAAacttacagtgaacaaaatgaatgaatgctcccatttttcaacagctgaaCTCAAACATAACTTTTTGTATGTATACAAAAGGCCTATTTGTCTCAGATATTGTTCACAAACCTAAATTTAGTGAAGTGAGCATGTCTCCTTTGCATAATGCATCCACGTTAGAGGTGTAGCACATTAATATACTATTTAAACAGCTTGATGACTGCCCAAGTATGTGTAAGGTTGCCTACAATAAAAGGTTACACTGAATTATGCAGTTTTCCTTATTTTGAGTAGTGGATGTTATTGCAAGACTTACAATACCTGACTGATGATGAAGAAGATGACTGTCATGGCAGCACAGGCCAAAGTGACCAACATGAGAAACTTGAACCTAAAAATCAAACCCTGTCAGGGAGAATGGGGGGTTAGAATTAAGGTAAAATGCTCTGTCActactttttattcaaaatactTGGACCAAATGAAGAGAGAAAAATTATGTTATTGTACAAACCTCATAGTGCAGGCGTCTGGCCTTGGACATGGCGGGTAGTGAAGTCCTCTTACCGCTGATGTTGCGGAAGACTTGGAAAACCATAAAGCAGAGGAAGAGAAAGTAGAGGCAGGCACAGATTCCTGCCACTATTATGAAAGCCATCTGACCATACAGCGGTCAAGGAAACAATATCTTTTGTCCAAAAGGACATGATTATCTAACAGCAAACACAGGACTAACATGCAGACTTGAAGCAATACAATATTACAAATTAAAACAGAGGCagttaatagaaaaaaatatctctATTAGGAATGGGAAATTCACAATTACTATTTTTAATCTAGTCATTGAATTTCTCTGGATGGAGAgattgagggacagatggatAGAGATACAGTCGATGTAGAGAGAAGGATAGAGCTAGATAAGATAGCTGTTATTGATGTTATCCACTACCGGTCCAATAGTCTCCACATTTAAACAAGGCTAAGCAGCCGatattacaaatattaaaacaagTAAAAGAATCAACATCTAcaaaaagcataaaaataaaaatggaggtAATAATTAAGGTAAAGACTTAATGGAATAACAGAGCTTTCCATCTCTGAGTGCAGTGAAAAAGCTGCAGTGTATGGAAGAGTAAGGATTTGTTCAGTCTGTCACTAAAGCTGCTTCTCTGCCTGGAAAATGTGCTGTGCTTTGTTTGTCATCAATGGTGTATGACAAAGAGAACCTTGTTGAGTAAGAATTATCAATTAAAGTTGTATTCTTAACTATACATAGGTAATTCTATACATTTATTACCAAGACAATCTATGATGTACAACGCTATTTATCATGGTATAGTCACATCTAAAtttgtttaaatgatttttttttccctgacttGGTTAAAAGGATAACCAATAAATTATATGATAAAAATTCATGGCTCTGTGACACTGTGCTTCTCAGTTCGATTTAGAAAAATGCACTAGGGTTTTACATTGAAAGAGCATTAGACACTGCCAAAAGAGTGACATTTTAGCACCAACTTCCAATATGTCAATTCACAGCTTAGCAAGCTTTGCaataagttaaaaataaatccattccaGGCCAGAGACAACATATGGCAGAACTGAATTATTCCTCCTCTTATTAGTCAAGGGAACCAATCTCTGCGAGAACAACAAGAAACCATGAAAAATTTAGTGTACCGTCAAAAATCAAAGTTGGCTCCTGTGCAAATATACTCAGATGCAGATGATAGTCTATTTCCAAGCATAAATATGGTTTTGCTGTCATGTCCAGCTAAAATGGGTTAAGGTGTGATTTGTTTGCTGTCAATCACAACACAAATTGAATCCAAAAAGGATACAGCCAGATCAGTCCCAACATCAGATGCCCAGATGCTATAGAAGGGGTTTGTCAACTGGACACCTCTGTTGACATGCAAAAACAATTCACTTATTGAGTGCATATACTTTACACCACAAAGCAGTTATTTagtgttgaggttttttttttttttttttaaaaataatactatTGCTGTTTtaacagacaaaaatatttctcaCCTCTCACACATGTCAAAGATAAAGAGACAAAAAGACCCAAACACAATGGGCCCAACTTGCTTCCAATACACTGAGAAACGATTCCTCTCGGTTTGGTCCTAAGaggggcaaaaaaagaaaaattcaaggGTTCACTTGACAACTGGTGCCAAGCTTTTATACATTAAAATAGTGCCAGTTACACTACCATGAGGTGCTCCCCACAGAAGATGATCCAGAAGGAAAGCAACATGGAGTAGAAAATGCCTTGTCGGATGTCACCAAAAAGCAACATCCAGGTCCAGTTGAAGCCAATCGAGAACCATTCCACTGGGATATTGATGAACGTCATGGAGATTCCCAGAGCAAATATCACTCTGCAAGAGCAAAtcatttttggggtgtttttattttctgatttttcaaacaaatatactGAGAACAATGCTTCTTAACGCTATGTGCTGGCAAAACAACTAGACAAGAGTATATGCCCCCGTGGGTCTCAAGGCTGGATTGCAGGACAGTGATCAGTCTATGAAACCTTGTGAATACAACGAATATAATAATctattaatataaaatatatcgTTAAAAGAAACCTTTTTAAAGCTAtatgtatggggggggggggggactgcggCCTGGTGGGTCTCAAGGCTAGGTCACAGAACAGTTACATGCACTTACAACCTTGTGAATGTAATGAATACAGTAGTCAAAACAATCCTTCAAAATATGACTCAAAATTAGGACAGTTGGGATTACATTAGGACATAAAATTTTACCCATTTATGGCATCAGTAAATACAGTCATTATACACTAACTAGCCCTAAAATGACACTTTCAAAACTAAGCACTACTATAATTGCAAaggcatatttttatttattttattggacCTCACGTGGTTGttctatatttaaaagaaaGACATTCAGGAAAGACAGTCAAACTTGGTTGCACTGTATAAAACAAGAGGTGGTAGATCATTTCCGATGCAGTCCTGTAGATGGTGGTAATTAATTTGCAAACTGCCAAACAAGAATGCCTCTGAAAACAATACCATGCTTTAATTTCCCAAACTGTGAGCTACACCCAACTTTCATACAAGTGGCTTGTGAAGacactgtaaaaaaattcaGTATGCCTCCCCTTCCTGAAATCCTAAAAGGGAAAAGTGAATGAATGTTGGGCAATTAAAGCTTCTTTTTCAGTGCCCTCAGCAGGTTCCTGCATGCCACCAGCAGATGAAAGATCATAAATAAAGAAGCATGCAAAGCAGAGTAATCACAGCAGTGGAATTTCACTGAAGGTAGGCTTTGATATGAATGTATCCAGCTGCTGTCAGAAAGCTTTAGATGATAGTTAACTGAATCAAATTGATAATTTTATACACCAAGGCAAGGTCTCCCACACAACCAGACTACATTACTTTAAATACTGtaggaaaatatttacactacaaCCAAGACATTCAAGGTCAGACATTTTGGCCAAAAGAATAGCCAAAAGGGGGAAGAACACGTGTTTTGAAATACAATAGTCGAAATATTTGACAAGAGTACAGGAAATACAATACAGATTCTAAATCCTTCAACTTCAGACTCTGCTTTATGGCGTGAACAAAGTGAAACTTCACTTGGGTGGTATGCAAGGAATGTTCCCTGTGGAAAACCAACAGAGTGAAGacctgtgtgtatgtgtgtgtgtgtgtggagggggtggGCTGTGTGTGTTACCATGAGGATGGAAAGAGTATTTTGGACAAGTAGTATAGTAAGTGATGTGAAAGATCTCCACATCAGGAAATCACTTGTAAAAAGATCTAATcattctcactaatgaacaagGCCCGATATTTTGCATGATGGTAATTAAGGAGTACACTTTAACAACAGAATGATATATTAAACTCACTTATTAActaacattttaattgaattctattttatttatacagcaccaaa harbors:
- the wls gene encoding protein wntless homolog isoform X1 codes for the protein MAGAIIENMSTKKLVIVGVILLLFQAFAFMVGGLIAPRPTTAVHYLATKCVDTVKHRQEAKWFMPWGPNQCDKIRTFDEAMAKRIEANNIVFAVHIPLPNKEMSPWFQFMLVILQFDIAFKMYNQIEDGAMVTVDVGLAYRDDTVSEWTEMAHSFEQRKLNCNFTTSKTFENEGRYYECDLLPFMEVGSVAHKYYLLNIRLPVNERKKINVGIGEIKDIRLVGIHQNGGFTKVWFAMKTFLTPSILIIMIWYWRRITLMTRPPVLLEKVIFALGISMTFINIPVEWFSIGFNWTWMLLFGDIRQGIFYSMLLSFWIIFCGEHLMDQTERNRFSVYWKQVGPIVFGSFCLFIFDMCERGVQLTNPFYSIWASDVGTDLAMAFIIVAGICACLYFLFLCFMVFQVFRNISGKRTSLPAMSKARRLHYEGLIFRFKFLMLVTLACAAMTVIFFIISQVNEGHWHWGEHTVQVNSAFFTGIYGMWNLYVFAIMFLYAPSHKRYGDDQSSGQCITGDAMANSGEDIQLTTTITHVDGPTEIYKMTGKEAQE